Proteins encoded within one genomic window of Macrotis lagotis isolate mMagLag1 chromosome 3, bilby.v1.9.chrom.fasta, whole genome shotgun sequence:
- the LOC141516938 gene encoding olfactory receptor 5D13-like yields MVSTDKNQTSEVIFILLGFSDYPDLQVPLFLLFFTIYTVTVVGNVGMIVIIKVNPKLHTPMYFFLSHLSFVDFCYSTIATPKLLENLVVEDRSILVKSCIVQYSFGVIFVITEMVLLAAMAYDRFVAICYPLLYTVSMSPKFCALLVTVAYLWGIFCCVILTYSILALSFCETKIIDNFVCEYSVFLSASCSEKYFSEIIGNIFGNLNGFCTLIIILTSYFLIFVTILKMHSASGRYKAFSTCASHLTAVGIFYGTILLLYCIPNSQNSSLVVKVGSVFYTVVIPMLNPLIYSLRNKDVKETFRKLIDLKIISQ; encoded by the coding sequence ATGGTGAGCACTGACAAGAATCAGACGTCTGAAGTCATATTCATCCTCCTAGGATTCTCTGATTATCCAGACCTCCAGGTGCCCCTCTTTCTACTGTTCTTTACCATCTATACAGTCACTGTTGTGGGGAATGTGGGCATGATCGTGATCATCAAGGTCAATCCCAAACTCCACACCCCCATGTACTTTTTCCTCAGTCATTTGTCTTTTGTGGATTTCTGTTATTCAACTATAGCTACACCAAAGTTACTAGAAAATTTAGTTGTGGAAGACAGAAGCATCCTTGTCAAGAGCTGCATAGTACAGTATTCCTTTGGGGTCATCTTTGTGATAACAGAAATGGTTCTGTTGGCCGCGATGGCTTATGACCGCTTTGTCGCTATATGTTATCCTTTGCTCTATACAGTCTCCATGTCCCCAAAATTCTGTGCCCTGTTAGTGACTGTAGCATATTTATGGGGCATATTTTGTTGTGTTATACTTACCTACTCAATTCTTGCATTGTCTTTTTGTGAGACCaaaatcattgataactttgtatgtgaatattctgtctttctttctgcttCCTGCTCTGAAAAATACTTTAGTGAGATAATAGGCAATATCTTTGGAAATCTCAATGGATTTTGCACCCTCATCATAATACTCACATcctatttcttaatttttgtcACTATTCTCAAAATGCATTCAGCCAGTGGGAGATATAAAGCTTTCTCCACTTGTGCCTCCCACTTGACTGCTGTTGGCATCTTCTATGGGACAATTCTTCTTCTCTATTGTATTCCCAATTCCCAAAACTCATCTCTTGTAGTCAAAGTGGGATCAGTTTTTTATACTGTGGTTATTCCAATGCTAAATCCTTTAATATATAGTCTAAGGAACAAAGATGTAAAAGAAACCTTCAGGAAATTAATAGATCTCAAAATAATTTCTCAATAA
- the LOC141516937 gene encoding olfactory receptor 5D18-like, which produces MISDRNQSNTPIFILLGFSEYPDLQILLLLIFLTIYVISVVGNLGMITIIIMKPKLHTQMYFFLKHLSFVDFCYSTPITPKLLENLVAQDKTISIPNCFTQFFFFALCVLTETSILAVMAYDHFVAICNPLLYFAIMSQKFCALLMAAAFSWGIFFSLVYNASLLLSFCGTNIIDNFLCEYSGILSASCSDKYVSEMILFILANFNMMSTLIIICTSYVFIFITVMKMHSVRARHKTFSTCASHLTAVGIFYGTVFFLYCIPKTKSSWFTLKLGSVFYTVVIPMLNPLIYSLRNNDVKEILRNLISWK; this is translated from the coding sequence ATGATCTCTGACAGAAATCAGAGTAATACACCTATATTTATTCTCTTGGGATTCTCTGAATACCCAGACCTTCAGATTCTTCTCTTGCTGATTTTCTTGACCATCTATGTGATCTCTGTGGTTGGAAATCTTGGAATGATTACAATCATTATCATGAAACCCAAATTACACActcaaatgtattttttccttaaacattTGTCCTTTGTGGATTTCTGTTATTCCACTCCTATTACACCAAAGCTGTTAGAAAACTTAGTTGCACAAGATAAGACAATATCTATCCCTAATTGCTTCACACAATTCTTCTTTTTTGCTCTTTGTGTTTTGACTGAAACATCAATTTTGGCAGTGATGGCATATGATCACTTTGTGGCAATTTGTAATCCCCTTTTATATTTTGCTATCATGTCTCAGAAATTCTGTGCCCTGCTAATGGCTGCAGCATTCTCCTGGGGAATATTCTTCTCTCTGGTCTACAATGCCTCTCTTCTACTATCTTTTTGTGGTACTAATATTATTGATAATTTTCTCTGTGAGTATTCTGGCATACTTTCTGCCTCTTGCTCTGATAAATATGTTAGTGAGATGATTCTTTTTATATTAGCAAATTTTAATATGATGAGCACATTAATTATCATATGCActtcttatgtttttatttttataaccgTCATGAAGATGCATTCAGTTAGGGCAAGGCATAAGACCTTTTCTACTTGTGCTTCTCATTTGACAGCTGTTGGAATCTTTTATGGAACAGTATTTTTCCTCTACTGTATACCCAAAACTAAAAGCTCCTGGTTCACCCTCAAACTGGGCTCTGTTTTCTATACAGTGGTCATCCCCATGTTGAATCCTCTAATATACAGTCTCAGGAACAATGATGTGAAGGAAATACTCAGGAACTTAATAAGCTGGAAATGA